A region of the Cytophagia bacterium CHB2 genome:
CCCGTTTGTCGACAGTCTGGCGCGCGTTTATGAAGTCGATCTGGCCGGCAATGTTGCGCTGTTCAAAGAGGGCCTGACCACGGTCACCGATATCGCCATAGACCCGCGCGACGGCAACCTGGTCGTGGCGCAGTTCGGCCGTTTCAGCCTGCAATCGACGCCGCCCGGTTTTGTGCCCGGCACCGGCAGCGTGCTCAAACTGCGCGAGGGCACGATCGATACGCTGGCGCAGGGCCTGAGCCTGATCTCCGCCATGCAGGTCAACGCCGCTGGCGAAGTGTTTGTCTCCAGCCTGTTCGGGGATATTTTGAAGATCGAGTCGGTGATCACCGGCGTCGAATCACCGGAGGCGACCGGCGGCCCTGAGACCTTTACCCTGTGGCAAAACTATCCGAACCCCTTCAACCCGGAGACCAAAATCCGCTACGCGCTGCAGACGCCGGGGCGCATCGTTTTGAAGATTTACAACATGCTGGGGCAGGAAGTGCGCACGTTGGTCGACAAGATCGAGCCGGCAGGGGTGCATGAAAGCGTGTGGGATGGCAGGGGCAACGACGGCTTGGCTGTGCCCAGCGGCGTCTATCTGTATAGGCTGCAGGTTGGAGAGACTCTTGTTCAGACCAGGAAAATGATTTTGATGCAATGACGAAAATCGAACCAGACGCAATCCTGCCAGGGTTCAGAACCCTGGCAGGGTTTAACTTCTGACATTGCGTACCTGACTAATAAAGGATCAGTCTCTTGAAATCGCCAAAAATTTTGACCCTGTCTTTTCTTCTGATGACCACCGCAACAACTTTCGCTCAGAACTCTGCGACCAAAGCCAATGATGAAGCAGCGATCCGCGCCATCGTTGCAGATCTGGCGCAAGCCTGATCCGCCGGCGACGCCGGGGCGTGGTCCGAGCATCTGGCAGAAGATGTGGATCATACCATCTGGACCGGACAATACGTAAAAGGACGGCAGGGCGTGTCCGCAGTGCACGAGCGGATTTTCAGTACCATTTATAAAGACACCAAACAGAAGCACGAAGTCCGCAAAATCCGCTTTCTGGGCAGCGATGTTGCGGTGGTGCATGCCGACGGCACTGTTGTGAAAAAAAGCGAAGATTTCGCGGAGAAACCGCAGGTCGCGCCGCTCCTGATATTTGCAAAGCAGAATGGAAAGTGGCAGATAACGGTCTTTCAGAATCTCATATATCTCGAGGCTGCCAGGAAACGGATTTGCGGCGAGGCGGCCGGTCAGTAAGACGGCCTTTGATCATCTTGCCGATTCAGCGATGGCCGTCTGGCGTTACGGTTCAACCAGGACATCAAGCGCAAGTTTGCCGAAGACCGGAAGGGCAATTTCGACAAGGCAAACGCCAATTGGTCGCGGCTGGTGAAAAACCGCAGCAAGCAACAAAACACGCCGGTCTCGCCTCTGCGGCGAGGCCGGCGTGTTTTGTTGCTGTAAATAACCGCACCTGAAGCGCCCGTTTTGCGCGAATCAGCTTTAGCCGTGAGTTATCGACTTGCGAGCTTTTTCATCAGAGGAAAAAAGTCTTTGACATTCATATACGACCGGTCGTATATTCGCGCCATGCCAAGACAACGACAAAACCCTGATACGCGTGACCGCCTGCTGGAGGCCGGTGTGGCCGCTTTTCTCGAAAACGGCTACCACGGCGCCGGCTTGAAAGAGGTGCTCGACCGGGTGCAGGTGCCGAAAGGCTCTTTCTACAATTATTTCAAGAGCAAGGAAGAGTTCGGCGCCGCAACCATTCGCCATTACGCCAACTCGCTGTCGCAAAAAATGGCGGGGGCCATGGCGGGGGCGCGGGATCCCTTATCCGGCCTGCGGCGGTTCTTCCACCGGCTGATGGCCGATTTCGAGGCTGCGGATTACGTTGGCGGCTGCCTGGTGGCAAATCTCGGCGGCGAAGTGGAGCTCAACCAGACTTGCAGGCTGGCGCTGGCCGAGGCGCTGTACGACTGGCGCGCGGGGGTGACGCAGGCGCTGCGACAGGCGCAAGAGCAGGGGCAGGTGCGCAACGATATTGCGGCGGAAGAACTGGCGGATGTCTTGATCAATACCTGGGAGGGCGCCGTGATCCGCATGAAGATCGAGCGCTCGCTCGCCCCGCTGCGGCAGTGCCTGCACCGCCTGCTCGACGATTACTTTCAGCCTGTTGCCGGTTGAAACGGCCTGTCGTGGCCGGCAAGAATTCCTGACCGATTCGGGTCAGGTTTTTTTAAACAACATTATAAGACGACCGG
Encoded here:
- a CDS encoding SgcJ/EcaC family oxidoreductase; the protein is MAEDVDHTIWTGQYVKGRQGVSAVHERIFSTIYKDTKQKHEVRKIRFLGSDVAVVHADGTVVKKSEDFAEKPQVAPLLIFAKQNGKWQITVFQNLIYLEAARKRICGEAAGQ
- a CDS encoding TetR family transcriptional regulator, with the protein product MPRQRQNPDTRDRLLEAGVAAFLENGYHGAGLKEVLDRVQVPKGSFYNYFKSKEEFGAATIRHYANSLSQKMAGAMAGARDPLSGLRRFFHRLMADFEAADYVGGCLVANLGGEVELNQTCRLALAEALYDWRAGVTQALRQAQEQGQVRNDIAAEELADVLINTWEGAVIRMKIERSLAPLRQCLHRLLDDYFQPVAG
- a CDS encoding T9SS type A sorting domain-containing protein, which gives rise to PFVDSLARVYEVDLAGNVALFKEGLTTVTDIAIDPRDGNLVVAQFGRFSLQSTPPGFVPGTGSVLKLREGTIDTLAQGLSLISAMQVNAAGEVFVSSLFGDILKIESVITGVESPEATGGPETFTLWQNYPNPFNPETKIRYALQTPGRIVLKIYNMLGQEVRTLVDKIEPAGVHESVWDGRGNDGLAVPSGVYLYRLQVGETLVQTRKMILMQ